The Penaeus chinensis breed Huanghai No. 1 chromosome 39, ASM1920278v2, whole genome shotgun sequence genome has a segment encoding these proteins:
- the LOC125046421 gene encoding uncharacterized protein LOC125046421 yields MWYGNLYYPVWRARRVEATAYLSQRRCSVPKYREMKLAYQLTSVLLLAACVCLANESRRAHGEGDHHRRDTGVQHGRGGRERDHTGDDENVRSWVREERRRLKEERRQDREERRRQRQDGRRGGSRPDALEDDLGPERGAAPAQLPRARTRNEMAQPPASQGHEAPAAGGASRHSGREAQGPSRAENHHSQEVINMEWMRANLSSLWVVVRELSRQHARFVGHRGHAGRGRGHGSVGPVIGEGHPSCPVGDDDCRMEGSEVCGGHGECSCGHCVCHPGYYGTYCQCSDHTCPLYDGMKCGGPTRGQCRCGGCVCRPGYTGEACDCPTDTLGCVGSANGTICSAQGTCECGRCRCADGYKGMYCEDTVYAAGVCEKLKPCVLCKAWNRDLVICADCQITITMVDNLEPAKNTCVMVNSGCILKYSYIPQGPDAYTVLVPRDMQCPPKNEED; encoded by the exons gaGGCGCTGCAGTGTGCCTAAGTATCGAGAGATGAAACTTGCGTATCAGTTAACCTCGGTCTTGTTGCTGGCGGCTTGCGTCTGCCTGGCGAATG AGAGCCGGAGAGCCCACGGCGAGGGCGACCACCACCGCAGGGACACGGGCGTGCAGCACGGGCGCGGCGGCAGGGAGAGAGACCACACGGGAGATGACGAGAACGTGAGGtcgtgggtgagggaggagaggaggaggctgaaggaggagaggcggcaggacag GGAGGAGCGGCGGCGCCAGCGACAGGACGGCCGGCGGGGCGGCTCGAGGCCCGACGCCCTCGAGGACGACTTGGGGCCTGAGCGAGGCGCCGCCCCCGCGCAGCTCCCGAGGGCGAGGACGCGGAACGAGATGGCTCAGCCCCCGGCGTCGCAAGGGCACGAGGCTCCTGCGGCAGGAGGCGCGTCTCGTCACTCCGGCAGGGAGGCACAGGGCCCGTCGCGCGCC GAAAATCATCACAGCCAAGAAGTGATCAACATGGAGTGGATGAGAGCCAACCTGTCTTCCCTGTGGGTCGTGGTGCGGGAACTGTCCAGGCAGCAT GCCCGTTTCGTGGGCCACCGAGGCCACGCCGGGCGGGGCCGTGGCCATGGCTCCGTCGGGCCAGTCATAGGCGAGGGCCATCCTTCATGCCCCGTGGGTGACGACGACTGCAGGATGGAGGGAAGTGAAGTCTGCGGAGGCCACGGGGAGTGCTCCTGCGGCCACTGCGTCTGCCACCCGGGATACTATGGGACCTACTGCCAGTGTAGTGATCATACCTGCCCGCT CTACGACGGGATGAAGTGCGGCGGCCCCACCCGAGGCCAGTGCCGCTGCGGGGGCTGCGTGTGCCGCCCTGGCTACACCGGAGAGGCCTGTGACTGCCCGACGGATACCCTGGGCTGCGTCGGCTCGGCGAACGGCACCATCTGCTCGGCGCAAGGAACGTGCGAGTGTGGCCGCTGCCGATGCGCCGACGG gtacaaAGGCATGTACTGTGAAGATACAGTTTATGCAGCTGGTGTCTGTGAAAAGCTTAAACCCTGTGTCCTTTGCAAGGCCTGGAATCGGGATTTGGTGATTTGTGCTGACTGTCAGATCACGATTACTATGGTAGATAATCTAG AACCTGCAAAGAACACCTGCGTGATGGTTAACTCAGGATGCATCTTAAAGTATTCCTACATTCCTCAAGGACCAGATGCCTACACGGTCCTTGTGCCTCGGGATATG CAATGCCCCCCCAAAAATGAAGAGGACTGA